In the genome of Paramormyrops kingsleyae isolate MSU_618 chromosome 5, PKINGS_0.4, whole genome shotgun sequence, the window tctgATCCCTGTGTAATAATGAGACAAAGCAGGCATTTAACAAATGAAGACAGGAATTATGTGTGGACATGCTACACAAGTGTCCCTGTTGTACGCATTTAGCCACAGTATTTGTCGAGAATATCCGTCGATTGATCAATTTATACAAATTCGAAAGGTTTCAGTTTATCATAGGAGTCTAAGTGCCATACAAAGTTGGGACCATATGACGAATATGCCCTCTGGTTAAGGCGTCTCGTAATTCGAGGGTACGATTTACTAAATCGAggtaacaaaaaaatatatttttttctccatacTTGTCCATTTCACATCTTGATACAAactatattttcatttaaataagtATGTGCTAACATTCAAAGTAATGAGAATGTGTTCTAATTACATATATGTGTATTAACGTCTCACATATGCATATATGTCATAGCTTTACAGATACGTTAGTTATAAATTTCAGGCAAAACATGTGCATACAACTGGGTACCATTCTCTTCAGTTCCATTAAATCCACTGTATACCCCATGTGGTCCCAACACATTAGTTCCAAAGCACTGTTATAAAAAGTTAGCAAGAGCATCATAAACTGACTTGACAGTTAatgtcattcagcaatattaAAAGCTAAATGACTGGACACTGAATATTctatttcagaccttcagcatcagaaaaaaacagagggTAATATTGATGAACTCCTGGAGGCCATGAGGAATCATAAGGTACAGTTATACTCTGATTTATCagttgttaaaaatattatggcttgctgaaggaaaaatagatcaaaatactaatttaaatgactttgggcTATGTGTGAAGATCGGGGATGAAGACAATAGACGGCAGATGAGTTGGGACTTCAGCCGATTGCTCAACGGCCCAGTCGCTGAAGTCAGAGTAAGAACCACCACACATGCACTGCTCctttctgattggttaaaaTAAGTAGCGATGTTTATTGGAATATCGTCAGTCTTGACATAACGTGATGCCAAGAATTAGTTGCCGTTGGATTCCTTTTGTTCAGTATTACTATTGCAATTTTTTATTTACCTATGGGAATGCAAACTTATAGTCCTTCATTGACTTTGCTTGCTTCTGTCTTGCAGTGCCGGTCTGGAGAATGCCAGCCTGCCGAGAGGGTCACAACCTTCCGCAGCACTGAGTGCCACACCTGTGATATGATGGTTTGTTTgctggatttttaaaattaaaaacacactACACTGACCAAAACCTGAGATATGTCTGCAGTTGGGTTATATTGCGGCTGTGCTATTTTGCATCAGATTTATTTACTGGAAAATATACTgtgtcttcctaggtcactaaAGCCACGCTGGTGCACTGGACCAGCGTCTCTAACAGGGAAGTGTCTCTCTGGGTGATGAACACCAGGGAGACAACCGAGCTGAGTCCTGAGGTGAGTGTTTTCTCCACTGTACTCTTTGATTCAGGTATAAAAATGATCACGTCTGTTCACTTGGGACATCGATCTTTTTTGTTCTGAAGGGCATTTGCCTGTATACAGAGACAGCACAGGAGGTGACAGGTGTCAAGGTAAGAATTCAGTGCTGCTCAGGTAGCCATGATCGGTTTACATTGTTCACATTTGTTATGTTCATACCAGttttggcagccctcagcattTCATCATTTTTCCTTTCTGTGCATTGGTTAAGCTTGTGAGATTAATTATAAATCCTGTTCTTCTCCTTCTGCAGCTGGTAGATGGAAAAGTGCAGCAGTATGCATCTTACTGCATTGTGGATGCTACTGCTAGGTCTACCAGATTCAACGATCGTGTGGTAAGTAGTCACTTTTGTCCCGTTTCATTATCCTGCGTGACACATCTACTGCATCATTCTGAACAGCTCAAACGATGATGCTAAAGGCCTCGGTGAATGACGGCATAAGACGTCATACGATTCAGCAGGATGACCGTCTCTTTCACCTGCGGTATTAATGGGTCTCAATGTTACCTTTTAAACAGCAAATCAATTTTTGCACTCGATTTTCTGGCATATCCCTGGGGCCGCATATATCACTGTCAACGATTGAGTGGGATTACGAAAAGACAGACGTGCAACCAAGAGAGGACTGTGAAGGTaaaatgttttgtgtgtgtccAGTATGTCCATCAATACCGACATTCTGAGTGACCCAGTCAGCTAAGCCTTTAAGATTGTGCAAGAGGCCATAGTGATTACATGAGTAGTGTAGGGTTACTACAATGCGTGTTGCAGTGAGTGCCAGTGACTTCTGCCTGATGactgttattgttgtttgtcAGTTATTAAATTATATGGGAATGTATAGTTTATGGTGAATGCAGATTAAATTATTGGAAGAAACTGGGGAGAATAAACCAGAACTCTAACACAGAAGCCTGTTGCAGGGCCAGCCACGCTGTGCTTGGATGGAGCTCCTTCCCCACTTCCACCAGTGGAAGGTGCATGTATGAGCTCTACGGCAAGGAATCACGTCAACTGGCCGTGGATCTCCAGACTCCATCAAGCCCTTCGCAAATTAGTGCCCAGTTGTCTGACCACTTGCTAGACATTGTAATCCCTTGTGTGGACACTATGtgtgtaaatatttttatatttgtatatattccAATATCTGtgctccccccaaaaaaataaaatgaaattgtttttataaaaaattatgTAACACAGAATCATTCTTTTTAGTATTTAATTATGAGCCTGTACAACGTCATATTTGTAACTTAAAAACTATGGTAAAGGTAGCTTTATTCCAGCTGTAATACAgatgtggacaaatttgttggtacccttccgcaaaagacaaaaaaaaacacaactataTCTGAAATAAATGGCACAGACAAAAAAGATGGTacccttaatttaatattttgtggcaccaccttttgcagcaatcactgccaacaagcgatctctgtacttcacaatgaaacgtctgcatttgccaacaggtagtttggcccactcttcctgaacaaactgctcaagctgtctcaAGCTTGAAGGGTGGTGTCTCCTCACTGCAATTTCAGATTTTCACATAATTCCATAGATGTTCAataggattaagatctgggctcatTGAGAGCCATTTAAGAATAGTCCAatttttttctcagccattcttGAGGGCTTTTAGCTGTAtattttgggtcattatcctg includes:
- the LOC140590897 gene encoding uncharacterized protein isoform X2 — protein: MEILKVFNSGKSEKLLCAAGLAVAAVCLTRRLWEWAQPEEDLQHQKKTEGNIDELLEAMRNHKCRSGECQPAERVTTFRSTECHTCDMMVTKATLVHWTSVSNREVSLWVMNTRETTELSPEGICLYTETAQEVTGVKLVDGKVQQYASYCIVDATARSTRFNDRVQINFCTRFSGISLGPHISLSTIEWDYEKTDVQPREDCEGPATLCLDGAPSPLPPVEGACMSSTARNHVNWPWISRLHQALRKLVPSCLTTC
- the LOC140590897 gene encoding uncharacterized protein isoform X1, producing the protein MEILKVFNSGKSEKLLCAAGLAVAAVCLTRRLWEWAQPEEDLQHQKKTEGNIDELLEAMRNHKIGDEDNRRQMSWDFSRLLNGPVAEVRCRSGECQPAERVTTFRSTECHTCDMMVTKATLVHWTSVSNREVSLWVMNTRETTELSPEGICLYTETAQEVTGVKLVDGKVQQYASYCIVDATARSTRFNDRVQINFCTRFSGISLGPHISLSTIEWDYEKTDVQPREDCEGPATLCLDGAPSPLPPVEGACMSSTARNHVNWPWISRLHQALRKLVPSCLTTC